One Phaseolus vulgaris cultivar G19833 chromosome 4, P. vulgaris v2.0, whole genome shotgun sequence DNA window includes the following coding sequences:
- the LOC137836512 gene encoding putative F-box/FBD/LRR-repeat protein At1g78760: MAPKRKQFERELVMERKRQKRRCGKDEKDRISELPDCVLLHIMSFMSTRNAIQTCVLSKRWKNLCKCLTSLTFCARYTGDICFRKFVSWVLSSRDHFYSLLNLVVISPNDSEILDLIMKYAMVHDVQNLTMRIDLTCKPAFRSLPLIFCCDSLTSLKICNVYDPNVMVVPNSLHLPCLKSLHLERVKFTATTDAECVEPFSNCCVLESLYLRNCSMQNDSQALRISNSTLSSIKIYSYNIFADRKAYNIALSTPNLRSFTIKGVNTHQLSSVCNLPLLGAVSIGLFMVKSSIIIKLMRALANARILTLGSFTLQSILDDLSNSSTRLQPPCFVRLESLRVKSKLIDLFDGQISKVVKYLLQNSPRARVDVTRN, from the exons ATGGCTCCAAAACGCAAACAATTTGAGAGAGAGTTGGTGATGGAAAGAAAGAGACAGAAGAGAAGATGTGGGAAAGATGAGAAGGACAGAATCAGTGAGTTACCTGATTGTGTTTTGCTCCACATAATGAGTTTTATGAGCACAAGAAATGCTATTCAAACTTGTGTTTTGTCTAAACGGTGGAAGAATCTTTGCAAATGTCTCACTAGTCTCACATTTTGTGCTAGGTACACTGGGGACATTTGTTTTAGGAAATTTGTGTCATGGGTTTTGTCTAGTAGAGATCATTTTTATTCCCTGCTTAATCTTGTAGTTATAAGTCCAAATGATTCTGAAATTCTTGACTTGATCATGAAATATGCTATGGTTCATGATGTTCAGAATTTGACAATGCGTATAGATTTAACGTGTAAACCTGCTTTTCGTTCCCTCCCTCTCATCTTTTGTTGTGATTCATTGACATCCCTCAAGATCTGCAATGTTTATGATCCAAATGTGATGGTAGTTCCAAACTCTTTGCACTTGCCTTGTTTAAAAAGTCTGCATCTTGAACGTGTCAAGTTCACTGCAACTACTGATGCTGAGTGTGTTGAGCCTTTTTCAAACTGCTGTGTGTTGGAAAGTTTGTACCTTAGAAATTGCTCTATGCAAAATGATTCACAAGCTCTCCGCATATCCAATTCTACTCTTTCCAGTATCAAAATATACAGTTACAATATATTTGCTGACAGAAAAGCTTACAACATTGCACTGTCTACTCCAAATCTTCGTTCTTTCACTATCAAGGGTGTTAATACTCACCAACTCTCTTCTGTGTGCAATCTACCTCTTCTTGGAGCTGTGAGTATTGGCTTGTTTATGGTGAAAAGTTCAATCATCATAAAATTGATGCGAGCACTAGCCAATGCAAGGATACTGACTTTGGGTTCATTTACTCTCCAATCAATACTAGAT GATCTCTCCAATAGTTCAACAAGACTTCAACCCCCATGCTTTGTTAGATTGGAATCATTGAGGGTGAAAAGCAAATTAATAGACCTCTTTGATGGACAAATAAGCAAAGTTGTGAAGTACTTGCTTCAAAACTCTCCAAGGGCTAGAGTTGATGTCACAAGGAATTAA
- the LOC137838820 gene encoding uncharacterized protein, with protein MEEFESGGKPCRGSLWWKDLKEVWALEGWGRSFEDGVEWKVGDGGNISLWEDNWLNCGALKGMFSRLYSLSTTKAAKVAEFGNWSNGVWIWHLCWRRSLFDWEKLLEEQLSRLLQRVKMDVGGVDSWVWKAEGSQSFTVNSAYSKVRRVSDGESSPIYCRLWRCKALPSAVFLAWRVLENRIATRVNLVRRVVVVENHVCCLCGKVDESSSHLFVVCDFAWRVWSLCFEWLGE; from the coding sequence ATGGAGGAATTTGAGAGCGGAGGTAAACCCTGCAGGGGTTCCCTTTGGTGGAAAGACTTGAAGGAGGTTTGGGCTTTGGAGGGCTGGGGcagaagttttgaagatgggGTTGAGTGGAAAGTTGGTGATGGAGGAAATATTTCATTATGGGAGGACAACTGGTTGAATTGCGGTGCTCTGAAGGGAATGTTTTCGAGATTATATTCGCTTAGCACGACTAAAGCTGCTAAGGTGGCCGAGTTCGGGAACTGGTCTAATGGTGTTTGGATTTGGCATCTGTGCTGGCGTAGATCCCTCTTTGACTGGGAGAAGTTGTTGGAGGAGCAGTTGAGTCGGTTGTTGCAAAGGGTAAAGATGGATGTGGGAGGGGTGGATAGCTGGGTCTGGAAGGCTGAGGGGTCTCAAAGTTTTACTGTTAACTCAGCTTATAGCAAGGTAAGGAGGGTTAGTGATGGGGAGTCCTCTCCGATTTACTGTAGGTTGTGGAGGTGTAAAGCCTTGCCTTCTGCTGTATTCCTGGCCTGGAGGGTATTGGAAAATAGGATTGCAACTAGGGTTAATTTGGTAAGGCGTGTGGTGGTGGTTGAAAACCATGTATGCTGCTTGTGTGGGAAGGTCGACGAGTCGTCGAGTCACTTGTTCGTCGTTTGTGACTTTGCTTGGAGGGTTTGGAGTCTTTGCTTTGAGTGGCTTGGAGAGTAG
- the LOC137837649 gene encoding mediator of RNA polymerase II transcription subunit 11, translating to MDSQGQTTSLQRLQNVEKRIVKVLELAGGVMDELASPVGPRKDVVQNHCLEFMQLIKDIQVALRDEIKSACEYRPFEKCDYGSRIANEICHKKVEFIMSQLDAMKETIDEYHSAV from the exons ATGGATTCACAGGGCCAGACAACATCTTTGCAGAGACTTCAGAATGTAGAAAAG AGAATTGTGAAGGTTTTGGAGCTTGCTGGAGGAGTCATGGATGAGCTTGCAAGCCCTGTTGGTCCTAGGAAAGATGTGGTTCAAAACCACTGCCTTGAGTTCATGCAATTAATCAAG GACATTCAGGTGGCACTGCGTGATGAAATCAAAAGTGCTTGTGAATATCGTCCATTTGAGAAATGTGACTATGGTTCAAGAATAGCCAATGAGATTTGTCACAAAAAGGTGGAATTTATTATGTCACAATTGGATGCAATGAAAGAAACTATAGATGAGTATCATTCGGCAGTTTGA